In Trichoderma asperellum chromosome 1, complete sequence, a single window of DNA contains:
- a CDS encoding uncharacterized protein (TransMembrane:18 (o101-121i128-146o175-197i209-227o233-255i276-295o301-318i350-371o425-446i478-498o504-523i530-546o552-571i592-610o659-676i683-699o705-721i733-757o)~EggNog:ENOG41), with product MLPSIFRRRHEPEEITPIPGPLETDMPGLQHLQHLQQFEKAHKLDPNLPIDDLNDVDAAIATGNAEKGLEIEHALMEDNSPYPEVRAVVRNYDVDVPANTIRAWVIGLILCTVGSGVNMLFSLRNPSVAITTYVIQLIAYPIGRGWDLIMPDKEWNLFGLKFNLRPGKFNHKEHVVIVAMSNAAYGGGVLYATDVLLAQRLFYKQDFGWAFQLLFGITTLCTGYGLAGLARRFLVWPAAMIWPADLVNVALFYSLHDHSPSDPTKTNGWSIGRYKLFLIVGFGAFIWFWFPGWIFKGLSSFAWVCWIAPNNVVVNKIFGPAHGYGLMPTSFDWSVYSGFLGSPLIPPFHAIANVLGGIIVFFVVISMGIHFSGTWYSDYFPVQSSESYDNLGQIYNVSRILGNDLNFNETAYKEYSPLFLPTQFALAYGLSFAAVSAVLIHVALYHGKEIWNQFKMARHQEDDVHMRLMKKYRDAEEWWYAVLFISMVAISFGVVAGWDTGFPAWAFVVCLLLPIIWLIPIGIVQAITNIQLGLNVLTEFIIGYMVPGRPLAMMMFKNYGYISMAQALYFAQDLKLGHYMKVPPRVMFTSQLLASVWSAIVQIVVMNWALGHIPNVCAVDQENSYTCPGGRVFYTASIIWGAIGPARIFSHGALYSSLQWFWLVGAIAPIATWLLARRWPKSFWRYVSSPVIFGGVGLLPPATVNIYLCWGICGIVFNYFIRRRYTGWWLQYNYITSAALDCGLIISTLLIFFTLYLTNMNSPSWWGNDGAVQTMDFAGTAISRHVPAGEIIGPKQWP from the exons AACCTGCCTATCGACGACCTCAACGATGTCGACGCTGCTATTGCCACAGGCAATGCCGAGAAGGGTCTCGAGATCGAGCATGCCTTAATGGAAGACAACAGCCCTTACCCTGAG GTGCGAGCGGTTGTCCGAAATTATGATGTCGACGTCCCTGCCAACACCATTCGCGCCTGGGTCATCGGCCTGATTCTCTGTACCGTCGGTTCTGGAGTCAAcatgctcttctctcttcgcaATCCTAGTGTCGCCATCACAACGTACGTTATTCAGCTGATTGCTTATCCTATCGGTCGCGGCTGGGACTTGATCATGCCGGACAAGGAATGGAATCTCTTTGGCCTCAAGTTCAATCTCCGCCCTGGCAAATTCAACCACAAGGAGCATGTTGTCATCGTGGCCATGTCTAAC gCTGCTTATGGTGGTGGTGTGTTGTATGCCACCGATGTCCTACTGGCTCAACGTCTCTTTTACAAGCAGGATTTTGGCTGGGCtttccagcttcttttcgGCATCACCACGCTGTGTACTGGATACGGCCTGGCCGGCCTCGCCCGTCGCTTCCTGGTCTGGCCTGCCGCCATGATCTGGCCTGCCGACTTGGTCAACGTCGCTCTCTTCTACAGCTTGCACGATCATTCGCCATCTGACCCGACAAAGACCAACGGCTGGTCCATTGGCCGCTACAAGCTGTTCCTCATTGTTGGCTTTGGTGCCTTTATCTGGTTCTGGTTCCCGGGATGGATCTTCAAGGGCCTGTCTTCCTTTGCCTGGGTTTGCTGGATTGCGCCCAACAACGTCGTTGTCAACAAGATTTTTGGTCCAGCTCACGGATATGGCCTTATGCCCACCTCATTCGATTGGTCTGTGTACAGCGGCTTCTTGGGTTCGCCTCTGATCCCCCCTTTCCACGCCATTGCCAACGTCCTCGGcggcatcatcgtcttcttcgttgtCATTTCCATGGGAATTCACTTTAGCGGCACCTGGTATTCTGATTATTTCCCGGTTCAGTCATCGGAGTCGTACGACAACCTTGGCCAAATTTACAACGTTTCGCGAATCCTCGGAAACGACTTGAACTTCAACGAAACAGCATACAAGGAGTACTCGCCTCTCTTTCTGCCAACCCAATTTGCTCTCGCCTACGGACTGTCGTTTGCCGCCGTTTCTGCCGTGCTCATTCATGTCGCTCTTTACCATGGGAAAGAGATTTGGAACCAGTTCAAGATGGCCCGTCACCAGGAGGACGACGTTCATATGCGACTGATGAAGAAATACCGTGATGCTGAAGAATGGTGGTATGCTG TCTTATTCATCAGCATGGTTGCCATCTCCTTTGGCGTGGTTGCTGGCTGGGATACTGGCTTTCCCGCCTGGGCATTCGTCGTCTGTCTACTGCTTCCAATTATATGGCTTATCCCCATCGGTATCGTTCaagccatcaccaacatcCAACTCGGTCTCAACGTTCTGACCGAGTTCATCATTGGTTATATGGTACCTGGTCGGCCCCTTGCCATGATGATGTTCAAGAATTATGGCTATATTTCCATGGCTCAGGCCTTGTACTTTGCTCAAGATCTGAAGCTCGGCCACTACATGAAAGTGCCCCCTCGTGTCATGTTCACCTCGCAGCTTCTCGCCTCTGTGTGGTCTGCAATCGTACAGATTGTTGTCATGAACTGGGCCCTTGGCCACATTCCTAACGTCTGTGCTGTGGATCAGGAGAACAGTTACACATGCCCAGGTGGCCGTGTCTTCTACACGGCCTCGATTATCTGGGGCGCTATCGGCCCCGCCCGAATCTTCAGCCATGGAGCTCTTTATTCTTCTCTGCAGTGGTTTTGGCTTGTTGGTGCCATCGCGCCCATTGCCACTTGGCTGTTGGCTCGTCGCTGGCCCAAGTCTTTCTGGCGCTATGTCAGCTCTCCAGTCATCTTTGGAGGAGTTGGCTTGCTTCCTCCTGCGACTGTCAACATCTACCTCTGCTGGGGTATCTGCGGCATTGTTTTCAACTATTTCATCCGAAGGAGATACACTGGCTGGTGGCTGCAATATAACTATATCACCTCAGCGGCGCTGGACTGCGGTCTTATCATATCCACGCTGCTGATATTCTTCACTCTGTACTTGACCAACATGAACAGCCCCAGTTGGTGGGGTAACGACGGAGCTGTGCAGACCATGGACTTTGCAGGTACTGCAATCTCTAGGCATGTACCTGCTGGCGAAATTATTGGACCGAAGCAATGGCCGTAA
- a CDS encoding uncharacterized protein (EggNog:ENOG41), with protein MRCVLTAVAKQPFTLTQRRLFSASAACLAKNQVFDSIRTPASFDSQLSLSTSLGIPLLTLWSTAWCPSCRTIEPLLRSLVSSGVGEQEGGVLFAPVQFDTPEMMSTPIPLASRYSITSTPTLLSFDGGEARASTKVMDARKLADRQFLIDWIRNEAKRHESGGGGSASFGGLFNSR; from the exons ATGCGCTGTGTCCTGACGGCCGTTGCCAAGCAACCATTTACATTGACGCAGAGGCGTCTTTTTAGCGCTTCTGCTGCCTGCTTGGCCAAAAACCAAGTCTTTGACTC catccgCACACCAGCCTCATTCGActctcagctctctctctcaacctCGCTCGGGATTCCTCTCCTCACCCTCTGGAGCACTGCTTGGTGTCCATCCTGCCGCACCATTGAGCCGCTTCTCCGCAGCCTCGTCTCTTCCGGCGTTGGCGAGCAAGAAGGCGGCGTGCTCTTTGCCCCAGTGCAATTTGACACTCCAGAAATGATGTCCACACCAATTCCGCTAGCTTCGCGGTACTCCATAACTTCCACGCCGACGCTGCTGAGCTTTGACGGCGGCGAGGCGCGGGCTAGTACAAAAGTAATGGATGCGAGGAAACTGGCGGATAGGCAGTTTCTGATTGACTGGATACGCAACGAGGCGAAACGACACGagagtggaggaggaggatccGCTTCATTTGGAGGTTTGTTCAACAGCCGATGA
- a CDS encoding uncharacterized protein (EggNog:ENOG41) — protein sequence MFDGALVEFDAGARVTKVRFQSDFSAVRIRGFPKSTTQQLVRDMLEEVGFGDCVEEIHMTDVGHNCEATVVADSPSFAKQLCERIVPSFTWRGMSIKAWSIAALVPRAFKNRQVDCRKVTVSWPKPDREVILSFGNLTIAERVIKMFNEGRCRVLGQRVAAAMAPAPGPDEAPPPARLAFKVMLTELPLGAREVDFKRAVENGPRPRQIVTRQHTASAGEMFSAVHSLLTAIGRLESFDTIDDPTDNKLKAVACFLGQSDALRAVKELDNVAPSFHPRGRLSVRAAYTVRFAVDKRIYDVLWRKLVTVTSKQSILRFGCHSADSAIKVFHIEGESASDVAETKNKVESILAGVVVEEDGVALWHPSLQADGLLYETMTDLEGQLGVVIARDQVRCNLCVFGSDQACHEAKGKLVELVRKESGTDISRSIALKDRRCYWGTKKGFQELVNAVGPGKMWLNLAFPSKVIEMKGTIQEYDLTRAIIAGKSHVSTTLQHPEMKKSVSFAIFQAKTMSMLPITCYSFKRAMLIAQLRKHLSSKMLEQVLKERFLDHVKHNVSQFRPCPTLDCSYIYRITGTECPEWHICSNCLKTTCSVCHEQHLEMEKV from the coding sequence ATGTTTGATGGCGCGCTCGTTGAATTCGACGCAGGAGCCCGTGTGACCAAAGTCCGCTTTCAATCCGACTTTTCGGCTGTCCGAATCAGGGGGTTTCCGAAAAGCACCACCCAGCAGTTGGTTCGCGACATGCTTGAGGAAGTCGGATTCGGAGACTGCGTGGAAGAAATCCACATGACGGACGTGGGACACAACTGCGAAGCCACGGTGGTAGCGGACAGTCCTTCTTTTGCGAAGCAGCTCTGCGAGCGCATTGTGCCTAGCTTTACATGGAGAGGTATGTCGATAAAGGCATGGTCCATTGCTGCGCTCGTGCCTCGGGCATTCAAAAATCGACAAGTAGACTGCAGAAAAGTCACCGTTTCTTGGCCCAAGCCAGACAGGGAGGTCATTTTGAGCTTTGGTAATCTTACAATCGCCGAAAGAGTAATCAAAATGTTCAACGAGGGGCGTTGTAGAGTCTTGGGTCAAAGGGTCGCCGCAGCAATGGCCCCTGCACCTGGTCCTGACGAagcaccaccgccagcacGACTTGCCTTCAAGGTCATGTTGACTGAGCTTCCACTTGGCGCAAGAGAGGTAGATTTCAAGCGAGCTGTGGAAAATGGGCCAAGACCTCGCCAAATAGTAACGAGACAGCATACGGCTTCTGCTGGAGAAATGTTCTCGGCAGTACACTCGCTCTTGACAGCTATTGGGCGTCTCGAGTCATTTGATACCATAGACGACCCGACTGACAATAAGCTGAAAGCAGTCGCATGCTTCCTAGGCCAATCGGACGCCTTGAGGGCTGTAAAGGAACTCGACAACGTAGCTCCCTCTTTTCATCCTAGGGGAAGGCTGAGCGTACGCGCCGCCTATACGGTCAGGTTTGCAGTCGACAAGCGAATCTACGATGTCTTGTGGAGGAAGTTGGTAACCGTTACTTCGAAGCAGAGCATTCTCAGGTTTGGATGCCACAGCGCAGACTCAGCGATCAAGGTCTTCCACATCGAAGGCGAATCGGCATCGGACGTTGCCGAAACCAAGAACAAGGTTGAGTCGATTTTGGCCGGTGTTGTTGTAGAGGAGGACGGCGTTGCCCTCTGGCATCCTTCGCTCCAAGCCGATGGTTTGCTTTACGAAACGATGACAGACCTAGAGGGGCAACTTGGAGTCGTCATCGCTCGGGATCAGGTCAGATGTAATCTGTGTGTGTTCGGAAGCGACCAGGCCTGCCATGAGGCAAAGGGAAAGCTGGTCGAATTGGTCCGCAAGGAGTCAGGCACGGATATTTCTCGCTCCATCGCTCTCAAGGATCGCAGGTGTTACTGGGGGACTAAAAAGGGCTTTCAAGAGCTCGTCAACGCGGTTGGCCCTGGCAAAATGTGGCTCAACTTGGCCTTCCCGTCCAAAGTGATTGAGATGAAGGGTACAATCCAAGAATACGATCTAACACGGGCCATTATAGCTGGAAAGTCCCATGTCTCGACGACTCTGCAGCATCCGGAGATGAAAAAGAGCGTTTCATTTGCTATTTTCCAAGCAAAGACCATGTCCATGTTACCCATCACGTGTTACAGCTTCAAAAGAGCCATGTTGATTGCTCAACTGCGCAAGCATCTTTCCTCAAAGATGCTCGAACAGGTACTCAAAGAACGCTTCTTGGATCACGTTAAGCATAACGTCAGCCAGTTTCGCCCCTGTCCCACACTAGACTGCAGTTACATCTATAGGATCACAGGCACCGAATGTCCGGAGTGGCATATCTGCTCCAACTGTCTCAAGACCACCTGCTCTGTCTGCCATGAACAGCATCTGGAAATGGAGAaggtttaa
- a CDS encoding uncharacterized protein (EggNog:ENOG41~TransMembrane:12 (i143-166o186-205i210-227o239-262i269-292o298-318i528-552o572-596i617-638o644-668i680-700o712-734i)): MASDDGPQRGRLRLGRFFSGNSDSDLEKAGPSKWNMGMLNDRETVEVPGSVLLLASDRNEPLGLRNVHARTSHSSIPAGFPVETPMTPGGTRPLPPSPSHVVEKPDDEPLGKKKTGDGKIILDPQPEDSANDPLNWPTWRRDCALLSLGFYCMIGGGMTPVIAAGFTNVAHDFDVSVERVPLTTGLYMMGLGVGSVIASPTAILFGKRPVYLAGMILLISTSVWAGYASSFSSLIAARVIQGIAVSPVECLPSATIAEIFFLHERAYRIGIYTLLLLGGKNLVPLISAAIIGRFGWRWVFFIVAMLVGLGFVLVFLFVPESFWDRTPTRQISKRPSFLRRLSSRPGHRSAGPISPRGKSPEPSHSPGIIERRRSIRVHVGFSPDVERQDPLDDVQISSQAASPQVGFAGPSSDHKDKEEGGSPEKALRQPSPITSPRPSLAPDRGRSIAAASPTRSTAESMVITEYYSTAPNLDRERFPSWKLRAPPKIKAYTHNLRHKPAQTFVQQLKPYHGRLNNDNWFKVMIRPFVLYAYPAVLWSAAIYSCSIGWLIVISENLAVIYRNPDTYNFTALQAGLVYVSPFVGGILGTGVAGKISDIVVRAMARRNGGMYEPEFRLVMAAPILLTTCVGLMGFGWSAQEKDSWIVPTIFFGITSFGCSLGSTTSITFCVDSYRQYAGEALVTLNFSKNIFHGLVFSLFISQWLADDGSRNVYIWLGIIQLIFCLMAIPMYIFGKRARMWTARMNIMERF; this comes from the exons ATGGCCTCTGATGATGGGCCGCAGCGAGGCCGGCTGCGCCTTGGCCGTTTCTTCAGCGGCAACTCCGATTCCGACCTCGAAAAGGCAGGGCCTTCAAAATGGAATATGGGCATGTTAAACGACAGAGAGACTGTGGAGGTGCCAG GTTCCGTCTTGCTGCTTGCTAGTGATCGCAACGAGCCGCTCGGATTGCGCAATGTCCATGCTCGCACCTCCCATTCCTCTATTCCGGCCGGGTTTCCCGTCGAAACTCCCATGACCCCTGGTGGCACTCGACCGTTGCCGCCTTCACCGTCTCATGTGGTTGAAAAGCCAGATGATGAACCCTtggggaaaaagaagacaggAGATGGTAAGATCATCCTGGATCCACAGCCAGAAGATTCGGCCAACGATCCTTTGAATTGGCCCACTTGGCGGCGCGATTGTGCTCTTCTATCCCTGGGCTTTTACTGTATGATTGGAGGCGGCATGACACCCGTCATTGCCGCCGGATTTACCAATGTTGCCCATGACTTCGACGTCTCCGTTGAGCGAGTTCCGCTGACTACAGGCCTCTACATGATGGGCTTGGGTGTGGGTTCCGTGATTGCGTCTCCCACCGCCATCCTCTTTGGGAAACGGCCAGTGTACCTCGCTGGCATGATTCTGCtcatcagcaccagcgtTTGGGCTGGATACGCCTCtagcttttcttctctaaTAGCCGCCAGAGTGATTCAGGGCATTGCTGTTTCGCCGGTAGAGTGTCTGCCATCCGCCACCATTGCTGAAATTTTTTTCCTGCACGAGCGTGCATACCGTATTGGCATCTACACGCTTTTACTTTTGGGAGGCAAGAATCTTGTCCCCTTAATCAGTGCCGCCATCATTGGCCGCTTTGGCTGGCGATGGGTTTTCTT TATTGTTGCAATGTTGGTGGGATTGGGATTCGTGCTGGTGTTTCTCTTCGTCCCAGAGAGTTTCTGGGATAGAACGCCCACTCGACAAATATCAAAGCGGCCGAGCTTCCTCCGTCGATTATCTTCCCGCCCCGGCCACAGATCCGCAGGTCCAATCAGCCCTCGAGGCAAATCGCCAGAACCCTCGCACTCTCCAGGGATTATTGAGCGCCGCAGAAGCATTCGCGTCCACGTCGGATTTTCGCCAGATGTAGAGCGGCAAGACCCGTTAGATGACGTCCAGATATCCTCACAGGCTGCGAGTCCTCAAGTGGGATTTGCCGGCCCGTCTTCAGATCacaaagacaaggaagaggGTGGTAGCCCGGAGAAGGCTCTCCGCCAGCCTTCCCCAATAACCTCTCCACGGCCGAGTCTCGCTCCTGACCGTGGCCGAAGCATAGCTGCGGCATCTCCGACTCGTAGCACCGCCGAGAGCATGGTCATTACCGAGTATTACTCAACAGCGCCCAATCTCGACCGCGAGCGCTTTCCCTCTTGGAAGCTCAGAGCTCCTCCTAAAATCAAGGCTTATACACACAACCTGCGCCACAAGCCTGCTCAAACCTTCgtccagcagctcaagcCGTATCATGGTCGGCTCAATAACGACAATTGGTTCAAGGTCATGATCAGACCATTTGTCTTATATGCATATCCCGCAGTACTCTGGTCTGCAGCCATTTACTCGTGCTCTATCGGTTGGCTAATTGTAATCTCCGAAAATTTGGCCGTCATCTACCGAAATCCAGACACGTATAACTTTACGGCTCTTCAAGCTGGCCTCGTCTACGTATCACCCTTTGTGGGCGGCATCCTCGGCACTGGCGTAGCGGGCAAGATCAGCGATATCGTTGTTAGGGCCATGGCGCGCCGCAACGGGGGTATGTACGAGCCAGAATTTCGCCTCGTCATGGCTGCGCCCATCTTGCTCACAACCTGTGTTGGCCTTATGGGCTTTGGATGGTCGGCGCAAGAAAAAGATAGCTGGATCGTCCCAACAATCTTCTTTGGTATCACTTCCTTTGGCTGCTCTCTCGGCTCAACTACATCCATTACCTTTTGCGTCGACAGCTACCGCCAATACGCCGGCGAAGCGCTAGTGACGCTCAACTTTTCGAAAAATATCTTTCATGGCTTGGTTTTTAGTTTGTTCATTTCGCAGTGGCTTGCCGACGATGGCTCGAGGAACGTCTACATCTGGCTCGGCATCATCCAGCTTATCTTTTGCCTGATGGCGATACCCATGTACATCTTTGGCAAGAGGGCCCGAATGTGGACCGCGAGGATGAACATTATGGAAAGATTTTAG
- the RPL37 gene encoding 60S ribosomal protein eL37, whose translation MTKGTSSFGKRHNKTHTLCRRCGRRSLHVQKHECASCGYPAAKMRKYNWSEKAKRRRTVGTGRTRYLKDVSRRFKNGFQTGTPKNARLGKKAEAEA comes from the exons ATGA CGAAGGGTACCTCCAGCTTTGGTAAGCGTCACAACAAGACGCACACTCTCTGCCGACGATGCG GCCGCCGTTCGCTGCACGTCCAGAAGCACGAGTGCGCCTCTTGCGGATACCCTGCCGCTAAGATGCGAAAGT ACAACTGGAGCGAGAAGGCCAAGCGGAGAAGGACCGTCGGCACTGGCCGCACCCGCTACCTCAAGGACGTTTCCCGACGATTCAAGAACGGCTTCCAGACTGGCACCCCCAAGAACGCCAGACTCGGCAAGAAGGCTGAGGCCGAGGCTTAA
- a CDS encoding uncharacterized protein (EggNog:ENOG41~SECRETED:SignalP(1-24)): MALCPVTSTLAVWMFSLFFPSTSNIRTPASFDSQLSLSTSLGIPLLTLWSTAWCPSCRTIEPLLRSLVSSGVGEQEGGVLFAPVQFDTPEMMSTPIPLASRYSITSTPTLLSFDGGEARASTKVMDARKLADRQFLIDWIRNEAKRHESGGGGSASFGGLFNSR; encoded by the exons ATGGCCCTGTGTCCAGTCACATCCACACTGGCCGTCTGGATGTTTTCcttattttttccttctacTTCAAA catccgCACACCAGCCTCATTCGActctcagctctctctctcaacctCGCTCGGGATTCCTCTCCTCACCCTCTGGAGCACTGCTTGGTGTCCATCCTGCCGCACCATTGAGCCGCTTCTCCGCAGCCTCGTCTCTTCCGGCGTTGGCGAGCAAGAAGGCGGCGTGCTCTTTGCCCCAGTGCAATTTGACACTCCAGAAATGATGTCCACACCAATTCCGCTAGCTTCGCGGTACTCCATAACTTCCACGCCGACGCTGCTGAGCTTTGACGGCGGCGAGGCGCGGGCTAGTACAAAAGTAATGGATGCGAGGAAACTGGCGGATAGGCAGTTTCTGATTGACTGGATACGCAACGAGGCGAAACGACACGagagtggaggaggaggatccGCTTCATTTGGAGGTTTGTTCAACAGCCGATGA